One window of uncultured Methanoregula sp. genomic DNA carries:
- the hisH gene encoding imidazole glycerol phosphate synthase subunit HisH → MTQIAIIDYGLGNLRSVIRGLEKAGAHATITCSPEEIAAAEALVLPGVGAFHEGMDQLGDLKTTITDAVRDVPLLGICLGMQMLLETSEEHGLHAGLGLIPGNVKKFRKTPGKKIPHMGWNSLTINDPDCPLFAGFGQDEYMYFVHSYYAETAPAYALTTTDYICPFASSVASGNTYGVQFHPEKSGATGLRLLENFIGMI, encoded by the coding sequence ATGACGCAGATAGCCATTATTGATTACGGCCTCGGGAACCTCAGGAGCGTGATCCGCGGCCTTGAAAAGGCCGGGGCACATGCAACGATAACGTGCAGTCCCGAAGAGATTGCGGCAGCCGAAGCGCTGGTGCTGCCGGGCGTCGGGGCATTCCACGAAGGAATGGATCAGCTCGGGGACCTCAAAACAACCATCACGGATGCAGTCCGCGATGTGCCGCTCCTGGGGATCTGCCTTGGGATGCAGATGCTGCTTGAGACAAGCGAGGAGCACGGGCTCCATGCCGGGCTTGGCCTGATACCGGGGAACGTAAAAAAGTTCCGGAAGACACCCGGTAAAAAAATTCCCCACATGGGCTGGAATTCGCTCACCATCAATGACCCGGACTGCCCGCTTTTTGCCGGCTTTGGCCAGGATGAATACATGTACTTTGTCCATTCGTATTATGCAGAGACCGCACCGGCCTATGCGCTTACGACAACCGACTATATCTGTCCCTTTGCATCGTCCGTTGCAAGCGGCAATACCTACGGGGTCCAGTTCCACCCGGAGAAGAGCGGGGCTACGGGACTCCGGCTGCTGGAAAATTTCATTGGCATGATCTGA
- a CDS encoding monovalent cation/H(+) antiporter subunit G, with amino-acid sequence MTLFADILIWLLLAVGIGFCALGLFGLVIFPDIRSRMYTAVRAMLIGVTAVTASALIYAVSRFLGTNGGQYFTLALTAIFLYAIIVIATIILSREIQDQIKSM; translated from the coding sequence ATGACCCTTTTTGCAGATATCCTGATCTGGCTCCTGCTTGCCGTGGGGATAGGCTTTTGCGCTCTGGGTCTTTTCGGGCTTGTTATTTTCCCGGATATCCGGAGCCGGATGTATACTGCGGTGCGGGCAATGCTGATCGGTGTCACCGCGGTTACGGCATCCGCTCTCATCTATGCAGTCTCCCGTTTCCTTGGGACGAACGGCGGCCAGTACTTTACCCTCGCGCTCACTGCAATCTTCCTCTATGCTATCATCGTCATTGCCACGATCATTCTGTCCCGTGAGATTCAGGATCAGATCAAATCGATGTGA
- a CDS encoding phosphoadenosine phosphosulfate reductase family protein yields the protein MRPSYLGKILLRWCDTCHTPVLARQCACGAGTREVPVTPPGDARPAFADDVALVNRIYGEHFGSPLIPEGHLALLNKVPDNDRMEEVIVGGGVAGIIRYFPDRRQWEPVPRPEAGLLFTPTKRFIIVSDDAVPFIRDQGMSALRPGVVSIEDHVKAGDEVLILTKDKKCIGVGRAKVDAETARGMEKGQIVRTRRNIASTVVPGPATWEDAVRANAVVLEKAESEAVQFVREVAGRNPGLQPNISYSGGKDSLATLLVVTKAIGSVPMLFADTGLEFPETYANVDEVSKKYGLELLRTDGITTFWETFSRQGPPAVNARWCCKVCKLTPVANLIRERWGECLSFIGQRRYESATRAQSDRVWRNSNVRVQLSAAPIHNWTALHVWLYILRERAPYNVLYEHHLDRIGCFMCPSSDMALIHMIAEEYPDLWKMWTDKLETWQQAAGLPEAWITDGKWRLREDGKDDADSHY from the coding sequence ATGCGACCCTCTTACTTAGGCAAGATCCTGCTGCGCTGGTGCGATACCTGCCACACGCCGGTGCTTGCCCGCCAGTGCGCCTGCGGCGCCGGGACCCGCGAAGTCCCGGTAACCCCGCCCGGCGACGCCCGCCCGGCATTTGCGGATGATGTTGCGCTGGTCAACCGGATATACGGAGAACATTTCGGCTCGCCGCTTATTCCAGAAGGACACCTGGCACTCCTCAACAAAGTGCCGGATAACGACCGGATGGAGGAGGTCATTGTCGGCGGGGGCGTTGCCGGTATCATCCGCTATTTCCCGGACCGCAGGCAGTGGGAGCCGGTCCCCCGGCCCGAGGCAGGCCTCCTCTTCACGCCAACAAAACGGTTCATTATTGTAAGCGACGATGCAGTCCCGTTCATCCGGGACCAGGGAATGAGCGCCCTTCGTCCGGGCGTTGTCTCAATCGAAGATCATGTCAAAGCCGGGGACGAAGTCCTCATTCTTACAAAGGACAAAAAATGTATCGGTGTCGGCCGGGCCAAGGTCGATGCAGAGACCGCACGCGGGATGGAAAAAGGCCAGATAGTCAGGACTCGCCGCAATATCGCATCTACGGTTGTCCCGGGACCCGCCACATGGGAAGATGCAGTCCGGGCAAATGCCGTTGTACTGGAAAAAGCGGAATCAGAAGCAGTGCAGTTTGTCCGGGAAGTTGCCGGCAGGAACCCGGGTCTCCAGCCCAACATCTCCTATTCCGGGGGAAAGGACAGCCTTGCTACCCTGCTCGTGGTAACAAAAGCCATTGGCAGCGTCCCGATGCTCTTTGCCGACACGGGCCTTGAATTCCCGGAAACGTACGCAAACGTTGACGAGGTCTCGAAAAAATACGGGCTCGAACTGCTCCGCACGGACGGGATCACCACGTTCTGGGAGACATTCAGCCGCCAGGGTCCGCCGGCAGTCAATGCCCGCTGGTGCTGCAAGGTGTGCAAGCTGACCCCGGTCGCAAACCTGATCAGGGAACGGTGGGGGGAATGCCTCTCGTTTATCGGCCAGAGGCGGTACGAATCTGCAACCCGGGCCCAGAGCGACCGCGTCTGGCGCAATTCCAATGTGCGGGTCCAGCTCTCTGCTGCCCCCATCCACAACTGGACTGCCTTGCATGTCTGGCTCTATATCCTGCGCGAACGCGCCCCCTACAACGTGCTCTATGAACACCACCTGGACCGGATCGGATGTTTCATGTGCCCGTCCAGCGATATGGCTTTGATCCATATGATTGCAGAAGAATACCCGGATCTCTGGAAGATGTGGACCGATAAACTGGAAACCTGGCAGCAGGCGGCAGGGCTTCCTGAAGCATGGATTACGGACGGAAAGTGGCGGTTACGGGAAGACGGTAAGGATGACGCAGATAGCCATTATTGA
- a CDS encoding FUSC family protein: MSGNAGDAENTGMMTGFVRRMAAPLATALQFALVSSLSFSLAFLISFVLSESPDTRLLGSMWAMISAIVVTQETRSATISTAWVRILGSLIGAIFSALYLLIFPFSIVGMGLMIGIVVLTCELLRMPGHLRLAALTVGIVMVVSFQNPGIPPVVNAATRFLEVIIGSTVAVATAWVWQYFFHSS; this comes from the coding sequence GTGTCTGGAAACGCTGGTGATGCAGAAAATACCGGGATGATGACCGGGTTCGTGCGGCGCATGGCAGCCCCGCTCGCAACAGCCCTCCAGTTTGCCCTTGTCTCATCGCTCTCGTTCTCGCTTGCATTTCTGATATCATTTGTTCTTTCAGAATCTCCGGATACAAGGCTGCTTGGCTCAATGTGGGCGATGATCTCCGCTATTGTCGTGACGCAGGAGACCCGGTCGGCAACGATCAGCACCGCATGGGTGCGGATCCTCGGCTCTCTCATCGGCGCCATCTTCAGTGCCCTTTACCTCCTGATCTTCCCGTTCAGCATAGTTGGCATGGGCCTCATGATCGGGATCGTTGTCCTGACCTGCGAACTCCTCCGGATGCCGGGCCATCTCCGCCTTGCTGCGCTCACGGTCGGTATCGTGATGGTGGTCTCGTTCCAGAATCCCGGCATCCCCCCGGTTGTCAATGCGGCGACCCGGTTCCTGGAAGTGATCATCGGCAGCACGGTCGCGGTTGCAACGGCCTGGGTCTGGCAGTACTTTTTTCACAGCTCCTGA
- a CDS encoding cation diffusion facilitator family transporter — MGHSCSENCTDGGTGEDAGHPADSTQTTGRDYRKSMKIALFITFIFFLVEVAGGLLSGSLALISDAGHMFSDILSLLLSLGAMVLALQLPTKDRTYGYHRGEIFAAFINSLLLIGVSIGILWEAYQRLLTPAPVQGGLMFIVACVGLAANLGVVFLLHGSHNLNVRSAFLHVVGDTVSSLAVIAAAVWISFTGQVIADPILSGIIAVLIVISAARILRETILILLQFTPQSVDFDAVVADMTAVKGVDGVHHVHLWSLCSDINVLDAHVYSCEQDVEKIEQIKQEIKERLKKYKILHSTLEFECNECRDCEIVEHIGEHAG, encoded by the coding sequence ATGGGTCACTCATGTTCGGAAAATTGCACTGATGGCGGTACCGGGGAGGATGCCGGGCACCCGGCGGACAGCACACAAACAACAGGCCGGGACTACCGGAAATCGATGAAGATCGCACTCTTCATCACGTTCATCTTCTTTCTCGTGGAAGTTGCCGGGGGACTGCTCTCGGGATCCCTTGCCCTCATCAGCGATGCAGGCCACATGTTCAGTGATATCCTCTCGCTCCTGCTCTCCCTCGGGGCAATGGTCCTCGCCCTCCAGCTCCCGACAAAAGACCGGACTTACGGTTATCACCGGGGGGAGATCTTCGCAGCATTCATCAATTCCCTGCTGCTCATCGGCGTAAGTATCGGCATCCTGTGGGAAGCGTACCAGCGCCTGCTCACCCCGGCGCCGGTCCAGGGCGGGCTGATGTTCATCGTTGCCTGCGTTGGTCTTGCCGCGAACCTGGGAGTCGTATTCCTCCTCCACGGGAGCCATAACCTGAACGTGCGGAGCGCTTTTTTGCACGTGGTGGGGGACACGGTCTCGTCGCTTGCAGTGATCGCTGCCGCAGTGTGGATCTCGTTTACCGGGCAGGTGATTGCCGATCCCATCCTTTCCGGTATCATCGCCGTGCTGATCGTGATCTCAGCTGCAAGAATACTCCGGGAAACGATCCTGATACTGCTCCAGTTCACCCCGCAGTCAGTGGATTTCGATGCGGTCGTTGCCGATATGACAGCCGTCAAAGGGGTGGATGGCGTGCATCACGTTCATCTCTGGAGTCTCTGTTCGGACATCAACGTGCTCGATGCGCATGTGTATTCCTGCGAGCAGGATGTGGAAAAGATCGAGCAGATAAAACAGGAGATCAAGGAGCGGCTGAAGAAGTACAAAATCCTCCATTCCACGCTGGAGTTCGAATGCAATGAATGCAGGGACTGCGAAATCGTGGAGCATATCGGAGAGCATGCCGGTTGA
- a CDS encoding helix-turn-helix domain-containing protein, translating to MAEDVIILEPGDVRAQKIAKAMASPTAGDILHQLGDGPKSLTDLADNLNLPMNTAKYHLENLLDAGLIAVEQTKYSVKGREIKIYTLTNQLLIVAPRQSNVRSFLLKYASLFGIVAVGSVLITALSPLFGPGLLSAGSRTGAGPQFAVAHDGSMESYAAKVISETVAPNVSTGAGLLRDSSDAGNNAWAANATPVMANAMPSSVPPVSPDFAGYAVTPGLDPALAFFLGGVLVIVVLLCYEAYLWKKK from the coding sequence ATGGCTGAAGACGTTATTATCCTTGAACCCGGCGACGTGCGGGCGCAGAAGATCGCAAAAGCGATGGCGAGCCCGACTGCCGGGGATATCCTCCACCAGCTGGGTGACGGCCCAAAAAGCCTCACCGATCTTGCGGATAACCTCAATCTCCCCATGAATACTGCCAAGTACCATCTGGAGAACCTCCTGGATGCAGGACTCATTGCTGTTGAACAGACAAAATACAGTGTCAAAGGGCGCGAAATCAAGATCTACACCCTGACAAACCAGCTTCTCATCGTGGCGCCGCGGCAGTCGAACGTGCGATCGTTCCTGTTGAAATATGCATCCCTGTTCGGGATTGTCGCGGTCGGCTCAGTGCTGATAACGGCCCTGTCCCCTCTCTTTGGTCCGGGTTTGCTGTCTGCTGGCAGCCGGACCGGAGCAGGCCCGCAGTTTGCCGTTGCTCATGATGGGAGCATGGAAAGTTATGCGGCAAAGGTCATTTCAGAGACCGTTGCACCCAATGTCAGTACGGGTGCCGGGCTGTTACGGGATAGTTCAGATGCAGGGAACAATGCCTGGGCAGCAAATGCAACCCCTGTCATGGCCAATGCCATGCCCTCATCAGTCCCCCCGGTATCCCCCGATTTTGCAGGATATGCTGTAACCCCGGGGCTTGACCCCGCCCTTGCCTTCTTCCTTGGCGGCGTGCTGGTCATTGTCGTCCTGCTCTGTTATGAGGCGTACCTCTGGAAGAAGAAATAA
- a CDS encoding acyltransferase family protein: MARLHYIDNLRWMCILLLFPIHAAIVFCSGWYGYYVLSDYPSAAAHGLMVSIEPWIMPLLFCIAGLSTKFALQKRTPLVYLKERVTKLLVPFLAGVILVCPVIAYYALEFHTGYAGSFAGAFVHFFSSIGTILNSPSGVTGDFSVDHLWFLLFLFIISILALGVILPGQRLANLRINPDYVSLPVLGLLFIPAWLLNFAGVNVAGYSLLSYFSMFLIGYYLLSLDPVLARLEKYRAVLLAAWIVLTIGVMWIGGIILGHSDVFWGSSPVYVLTGWTGVLALLGAGRHFLDITNSFTDYMTAAAYPVYILHLAFLVAVAYYVLMLAIPPALQYLAIVVFSFLSTFACYEIIRRIPVVRALFGIAGPKKKTG, from the coding sequence ATGGCCCGGCTGCATTATATCGACAACCTGCGGTGGATGTGCATCCTGCTGCTCTTCCCCATCCATGCCGCAATCGTATTCTGCTCCGGATGGTACGGCTATTATGTTTTGTCTGATTACCCGTCTGCGGCTGCCCATGGTCTCATGGTCTCCATTGAGCCCTGGATCATGCCGCTGCTCTTCTGTATTGCAGGACTGAGTACGAAATTTGCCCTGCAGAAGCGCACGCCTCTCGTGTACCTGAAAGAACGTGTCACAAAACTTCTCGTCCCGTTCCTTGCCGGAGTGATTCTCGTCTGCCCTGTTATCGCATACTATGCCCTGGAATTCCATACCGGCTACGCCGGGAGCTTTGCCGGTGCGTTCGTGCATTTCTTCAGCTCGATTGGTACGATCCTGAATTCGCCGAGCGGCGTTACGGGAGATTTCAGCGTTGACCACCTCTGGTTTCTCCTCTTCCTCTTTATCATCTCCATCCTGGCACTCGGTGTGATCCTCCCCGGGCAAAGGCTGGCAAACCTTCGCATCAATCCCGATTACGTCAGTCTTCCGGTTCTCGGTCTTTTGTTTATTCCGGCCTGGCTCCTGAACTTTGCCGGCGTCAACGTGGCAGGATATTCTCTTCTGTCGTATTTTTCCATGTTCCTCATCGGGTATTACCTGCTTTCACTGGATCCGGTCCTGGCCCGGCTGGAAAAATACCGGGCCGTTCTCCTGGCTGCATGGATCGTCCTGACCATAGGCGTGATGTGGATTGGCGGCATTATCCTTGGGCATTCCGATGTATTCTGGGGGTCTTCCCCCGTCTATGTTCTGACCGGATGGACCGGCGTTCTTGCCCTCCTGGGAGCGGGCAGGCATTTCCTTGACATAACGAATTCTTTCACCGACTATATGACTGCGGCAGCGTACCCGGTGTATATTCTTCACCTGGCATTCCTGGTGGCAGTTGCTTATTATGTACTGATGCTTGCAATCCCCCCGGCACTCCAGTACCTGGCCATCGTTGTCTTCAGTTTCCTCTCAACCTTTGCCTGCTACGAGATCATCCGGAGAATCCCGGTGGTCCGGGCGCTGTTCGGGATTGCCGGTCCAAAAAAGAAAACTGGGTGA
- the alaS gene encoding alanine--tRNA ligase, whose product MLEEEYQLDYFKTQGFVRKICKACGSAFWTRDSSREICGDAPCEPYNFIGNPIFRPHTLDSMREAYLSFFEKQGHTRIERYPVVARWRDDIYLTIASIADFQPFVTSGIVPPPANPLTISQPCIRLNDLDSVGKSGRHLTTFEMMAHHAFNTPNEEIYWKDHTVELCDQFIASIGGDINNVTYKENPWIGGGNAGPSVEVLMGGLEVATLVFMSLGRQNTGQPGYDLNGEMYYPMKLRIVDTGYGLERFVWASKGSPTIYDAVFPEMVSRVMSAAGLNHMLDNKEYTKILSLNAKYAGLMDISGTNLFNLRKKVAAAIDVSPEKLDKMMGPIEKVYAVVDHTRCLAYMLGDCIVPSNVREGYLARLVIRRTLRMMNELKIQEPLADLIEQQTRIIGMNKFEQDMAVVREIVDRETEKYAATLERGTRIVQKVAKTYKAKSQRVPLAEIITLYDSHGIQPEMVKDIAASEGAVVDLPDNFYSIVADQHSESKKEAEEDTTGKYAARVQGLPPTKKLYYEQPSTIEFEAVILDIFDSYAVLDQTLFYPEGGGQPADTGTLVSTESMVRVDGVIKVGEVVLHHVSGGMLGRGDRVKGMVDEERRWSLMRHHTATHILLHATKEILGAHIHQAGAQKGSESSRVDIRHFKHITPDELHRIEVAANRMIMANQSVEISVEDRTRAEQKYGFSLYQGGVPPGRDIRIVKVAGDIEACAGTHCRSTGEVGMIKIIRVEHIQDGIERIEFAAGIAAIFYMQHLEQIVSSSSDILSVQQENLPATVTRFFTEWKDQKKDIERMSAKLVELEMQTIAGETIGGIEVIVKRVDLPQKELSTLATGIAGRGGVALLAASGDTVRVVLASGDPRVNAGDIIGQVCSLLGGKGGGKPMLAQGGGPDANQLDLALNVGRERIIAALHG is encoded by the coding sequence ATGCTTGAAGAGGAATACCAGCTCGATTACTTTAAAACCCAGGGCTTTGTCCGCAAGATCTGTAAGGCCTGCGGCTCGGCCTTCTGGACCCGCGACAGCTCCCGGGAGATCTGCGGGGATGCTCCCTGCGAACCCTATAATTTCATCGGCAACCCGATCTTCAGACCTCACACCCTTGACAGTATGCGTGAGGCCTACCTCTCCTTTTTTGAGAAACAGGGGCACACGCGGATCGAACGTTACCCGGTTGTGGCCCGCTGGCGGGACGATATCTATCTCACCATTGCATCCATTGCGGATTTCCAGCCGTTCGTGACGAGTGGCATCGTCCCCCCGCCGGCAAACCCGCTCACCATCTCCCAGCCATGCATCCGGCTCAATGACCTCGACTCCGTGGGAAAATCCGGCCGGCACCTTACCACGTTCGAGATGATGGCCCACCACGCCTTCAACACGCCGAACGAGGAGATTTACTGGAAAGACCATACCGTTGAACTCTGCGACCAGTTTATTGCCTCCATTGGAGGCGACATCAATAATGTCACTTACAAGGAGAACCCGTGGATCGGCGGCGGAAACGCCGGGCCGAGCGTGGAAGTTCTCATGGGAGGTCTCGAGGTTGCTACCCTCGTCTTCATGAGCCTCGGGCGGCAGAACACCGGGCAGCCCGGCTACGACCTGAACGGCGAGATGTACTACCCGATGAAGCTCCGGATCGTTGACACCGGCTACGGGCTGGAACGCTTTGTCTGGGCATCGAAAGGCTCGCCCACCATCTACGATGCGGTATTCCCGGAGATGGTCAGCAGGGTCATGAGCGCTGCCGGCCTCAACCACATGCTCGACAACAAGGAGTACACCAAGATCCTCTCCCTCAATGCAAAATATGCCGGGCTCATGGACATCTCCGGCACCAACCTCTTCAACCTGAGAAAGAAAGTGGCAGCAGCAATCGATGTCTCCCCGGAGAAACTCGACAAGATGATGGGACCCATCGAGAAGGTGTACGCGGTGGTTGACCACACCCGCTGCCTTGCCTACATGCTTGGCGACTGCATCGTGCCCTCCAATGTCCGCGAAGGCTATCTCGCCCGGCTCGTTATCCGCCGGACCCTCCGGATGATGAACGAACTCAAGATCCAGGAACCGCTTGCCGATCTCATCGAGCAGCAGACCCGGATCATCGGCATGAACAAGTTCGAACAGGACATGGCAGTAGTCCGCGAGATCGTTGACCGGGAAACCGAGAAATATGCAGCGACCCTTGAACGCGGAACGCGGATCGTCCAGAAAGTGGCAAAGACTTACAAGGCAAAAAGCCAGCGTGTCCCGCTTGCCGAGATCATCACCCTCTACGATTCCCACGGCATCCAGCCCGAGATGGTCAAGGATATTGCCGCCTCGGAAGGCGCAGTAGTCGACCTGCCGGACAACTTCTACTCAATTGTTGCCGACCAGCACTCGGAATCCAAGAAAGAAGCTGAAGAGGACACGACCGGGAAATACGCTGCCCGCGTGCAGGGACTCCCGCCCACGAAGAAACTGTACTACGAGCAGCCCTCGACTATCGAGTTCGAGGCAGTCATCCTCGACATCTTCGACAGTTATGCGGTCCTTGACCAGACCCTCTTCTATCCGGAAGGTGGCGGACAGCCGGCCGATACCGGGACGCTCGTCAGCACCGAAAGCATGGTCAGGGTCGATGGCGTCATTAAAGTTGGCGAAGTTGTCCTCCACCATGTCTCGGGTGGGATGCTTGGCCGGGGCGACCGGGTCAAGGGAATGGTTGATGAAGAACGCCGCTGGTCGCTGATGCGCCACCACACGGCAACCCACATCCTCCTCCATGCAACCAAGGAAATTCTCGGTGCGCATATCCACCAGGCCGGGGCCCAGAAAGGCAGCGAAAGTTCCCGTGTCGATATCAGGCACTTCAAGCATATCACGCCGGACGAGCTCCACCGCATCGAAGTGGCGGCAAACCGGATGATCATGGCCAACCAGTCCGTGGAGATCTCGGTCGAGGACCGGACCAGGGCCGAGCAGAAATACGGCTTCTCGCTCTACCAGGGGGGTGTTCCGCCGGGCCGGGACATCCGCATCGTCAAGGTAGCCGGTGACATCGAAGCCTGTGCCGGTACCCATTGCCGGAGTACCGGGGAAGTGGGCATGATCAAGATCATCCGGGTCGAGCACATCCAGGACGGGATCGAGCGGATCGAGTTTGCCGCAGGGATAGCCGCGATCTTCTATATGCAGCATCTCGAACAGATCGTATCATCTTCTTCCGATATCCTCTCCGTCCAGCAGGAGAACCTGCCTGCAACGGTCACCCGCTTCTTCACTGAATGGAAAGACCAGAAGAAGGATATCGAGCGCATGAGCGCAAAACTGGTGGAACTGGAGATGCAGACCATCGCGGGAGAAACCATCGGTGGTATCGAGGTTATTGTCAAGCGTGTTGACCTCCCGCAAAAAGAACTCTCCACCCTTGCAACGGGCATTGCCGGCAGGGGCGGTGTTGCCCTTCTTGCTGCGTCCGGCGATACCGTCCGGGTTGTTCTGGCTTCCGGCGACCCGCGGGTAAATGCCGGCGATATCATCGGTCAGGTCTGCAGCCTGCTGGGCGGGAAAGGCGGCGGAAAGCCAATGCTTGCCCAGGGTGGCGGCCCGGATGCAAACCAGCTTGACCTTGCACTGAATGTAGGACGCGAACGTATCATTGCTGCCCTCCATGGCTGA
- a CDS encoding beta-propeller domain-containing protein has translation MITKTTGILLIAGIVIGIIASIGAVMLTQTGSPGDCTAVLPQVLGSPDPRAGMGDIPVFSSEEQAQKFLISHTDTGGSSPGSGTVTTPPRTTAASTAPGGERTWSFDVDTSTFKPDEYLVTASAVLQTAQASALFNVLEPSAGPLARQAGAGSSTGSGTEYYITIDPIGDHYIGDRFTITGTTNIPADGDMLVQVVSSSFKPTQKSQSGEFSGVGRTVKASDAPRAAVPVPTAVPSSVPTSVEERKHSTTNVQVREVDEADIVKTNGTFIYTVTGNTLRIINAYPAEHAKIVATLKFSGSPVALYLNGDRLIVVSEESATREYWQCAKIGCTDATWSRPVTQIFTYAVSDPAHPELVRQVTIDGSYSDSRMIGTYLYFVTANPAGTDSGGKDFPQVLDYAKGTITPNVYYFDRTDKAFTYTTVGAFNTATNAPVKAKSFLIGSAGTVYVSPTHLYIAIAAPVDDNGAVQTDIYSFAIDDAKIAYTAQGTVNGALLNQYSLDESGGNLRLATTGIEGAGKYRDYFNTVYVLDSSMKAIGGLKKIAPGEKISYARFVGSRLYLALQRESDQFLVIDLSDPAKMQVLGQLQLPGYAGYLHPYDESYMISIGKEVNNGGVRIALFNVTNVSAPTITDTIELGSRGSDSEVLRDPKAFLFDKEMNLLVLPVHLVGQSGTVAYKKYQMPEKTNVWGGVYVFSVGPSQGFHLKGTVEHYDSSTGSWSPVKRSLYIEDTLYTLSSDMIVMSDLKNGLGLVNSLGL, from the coding sequence ATGATTACAAAAACAACAGGCATATTGTTAATCGCCGGTATTGTCATCGGCATCATTGCATCTATTGGTGCCGTGATGCTGACCCAGACAGGATCGCCTGGCGACTGTACTGCGGTACTGCCGCAGGTACTGGGCAGCCCGGATCCCAGGGCCGGCATGGGAGATATCCCGGTCTTTTCCTCAGAGGAGCAGGCCCAGAAGTTCCTTATCTCGCACACGGACACCGGGGGAAGTTCTCCGGGTTCCGGTACCGTAACAACCCCGCCAAGGACAACTGCGGCTTCCACGGCGCCGGGCGGGGAACGGACCTGGAGTTTTGATGTCGACACTTCGACATTCAAACCGGATGAATATCTTGTTACGGCAAGTGCAGTCCTGCAGACTGCACAGGCATCGGCACTCTTCAACGTGCTCGAACCGTCAGCCGGTCCCCTCGCAAGACAGGCCGGGGCCGGTTCTTCCACCGGCAGCGGTACTGAATATTACATCACCATCGATCCCATAGGAGATCATTATATCGGGGATCGTTTCACGATCACCGGCACGACAAATATTCCTGCGGACGGCGATATGCTCGTCCAGGTCGTTTCTTCTTCGTTCAAGCCAACGCAGAAGAGCCAGAGCGGGGAGTTCAGCGGGGTGGGTCGGACAGTAAAAGCCTCGGATGCACCGCGGGCCGCGGTACCGGTTCCAACGGCAGTACCGTCGTCGGTTCCCACGTCCGTGGAAGAGCGCAAACATTCGACTACCAATGTCCAGGTCAGGGAAGTCGACGAGGCTGACATTGTCAAGACCAACGGTACCTTCATCTACACGGTTACCGGTAACACGCTCCGGATCATCAACGCCTATCCCGCGGAACACGCAAAGATCGTTGCCACCCTGAAGTTTTCCGGATCGCCCGTGGCCCTGTACCTCAACGGGGACCGGCTGATCGTGGTAAGCGAAGAGAGCGCGACACGGGAGTACTGGCAGTGCGCAAAGATCGGATGTACAGATGCCACATGGTCGCGGCCGGTAACACAGATCTTCACGTACGCGGTGTCAGACCCCGCCCATCCCGAACTCGTGCGCCAGGTAACCATCGACGGCTCCTATTCGGACTCGCGGATGATCGGCACGTATCTCTATTTCGTAACCGCGAACCCGGCCGGGACGGACTCCGGCGGAAAGGATTTCCCGCAGGTTCTCGATTATGCCAAAGGGACCATAACCCCGAACGTGTACTATTTCGACCGGACCGACAAGGCCTTCACCTACACAACAGTCGGGGCCTTCAATACCGCAACGAATGCGCCGGTAAAGGCCAAGTCATTCCTGATCGGATCTGCCGGCACGGTCTATGTCTCCCCGACTCACCTGTATATCGCGATCGCGGCACCGGTCGATGACAACGGGGCAGTGCAGACCGATATCTATTCCTTCGCCATCGATGATGCGAAGATCGCGTATACCGCTCAGGGAACCGTGAACGGGGCCCTGCTCAACCAGTATTCCCTTGACGAATCCGGGGGAAATCTCCGTCTTGCCACCACCGGGATCGAAGGTGCCGGCAAGTACAGGGATTACTTCAACACGGTCTATGTCCTTGACAGCAGCATGAAAGCGATCGGGGGCTTGAAGAAGATCGCGCCCGGCGAAAAGATCTCGTACGCACGGTTCGTGGGCAGCAGGCTCTACCTGGCACTCCAGCGCGAATCGGACCAGTTCCTGGTGATCGATCTCTCGGACCCGGCAAAGATGCAGGTGCTCGGGCAGCTCCAGCTCCCCGGGTATGCAGGCTACCTGCACCCGTATGACGAGTCCTACATGATCAGCATAGGAAAAGAGGTGAATAACGGCGGCGTCAGGATCGCCCTCTTCAATGTCACGAACGTGAGCGCCCCCACAATTACCGACACCATCGAGCTCGGGAGCCGTGGAAGCGATTCGGAAGTCCTGCGGGATCCGAAGGCGTTCCTGTTCGATAAGGAGATGAACCTGCTTGTCCTGCCGGTCCATCTTGTCGGGCAGTCCGGGACCGTTGCCTACAAGAAATACCAGATGCCGGAAAAGACAAATGTCTGGGGCGGTGTGTATGTCTTCAGTGTGGGGCCGTCACAGGGATTCCACCTGAAAGGAACGGTGGAGCATTATGATTCGTCAACTGGATCCTGGTCGCCGGTCAAACGCTCCCTGTATATCGAGGATACCCTCTATACCCTCTCATCGGATATGATCGTCATGAGCGACCTGAAAAACGGGCTCGGCCTTGTCAATTCGCTCGGGCTGTAG